A stretch of the Chanos chanos chromosome 1, fChaCha1.1, whole genome shotgun sequence genome encodes the following:
- the il17ra1a gene encoding interleukin 17 receptor A1a: MSSFLRGAILFIFIFPILSLRILNESSLNCTQQEVTCKVTTSNCLDPQWLEPNDFTPTGPLDLKAEVKLRENEDGDLVPVIVAQWKARDDGSIQTLNSTELEVMMVSTNARLCVRYTFLNKFPRMKKTDNEHWSFTLDQVVVDPEQKYLVAVSNIPKPNIQHSSYNINKTISVPGCKDPEIRKTGYCLKNGGLWDPIITVKKSTGVQNTAVLFMEFSSAEHSERYKVFTKCDSQQKDNTLWKNNSTTLNVTYDLERWPRTCCNFDVQIQPFFKECQNDCVRKKKSFNICEVVGPSTPPKNDWIWVILAGVIGLVFGIAFCLIYSRCRKREGPSKKPEPGQELCKPLPPETRTVLIIYSKDHPLYTEIVLKLCAFLRAKCGTEVVLDLLDTSWLGAIGRLPWLEQQKRRIEESSDKILVLCSRGVQAKWEAMCGKGTITLREDVRSPTGDTLTPALNLMLPDLQQAASFGKYMVAYFEDISSEHDVPSMFHIAVKYKLMKHFEELYFRILDLEKYQQGEVRSIEGIGIDEYFNCPSGRALRDAIETFQAHQLENSDWFEKECMNSEDEVRVESDPLLNQHIYPVLQRLPVYNEALPVLIHEVEVHQEDQGQSVYAQTPQINQGLDRPSVVELNLRVDPRSNEVYSSQPVVEPPPGVLISDVCPAVLESQPCCKADLHLQGPSELGGIVHLPQGGLMTEGFPTEIGEVQPSTSLSRPSPEAIQNLLALQCSLSPFEVTGPQLKEEACSHSSQEQNISQPVEIEETELEESSGKRQSRGSDQGYISKDSFDREEPPRSPMTALVMLQETLFKNSLLSSGFGTEIMGSREHLQFDHPN, from the exons ATGAGTTCATTTTTGAGAGGAgccattctttttatttttatttttccgaTATTAAGTCTTCGGATTCTGAACGAATCTTCCCTGAACTGTACGCAACAG GAAGTGACATGTAAAGTCACCACAA GTAATTGTCTGGATCCACAATGGCTGGAGCCAAACGATTTCACTCCTACTGGTCCGCTTGATCTGAAGGCAGAGGTGAAGTTGAGAGAAAACGAGGACGGTGACTTGGTTCCTGTGATTGTAGCGCAATGGAAAGCAAGGGATGATG GGAGCATTCAGACTTTGAATAGCACTGAGCTGGAAGTGATGATGGTATCGACTAATGCCCGTTTATGTGTCCGTTACACTTTCCTCAATAAATTTCCAAGGATGAAGAAAACGGACAACGAACAT TGGTCTTTTACCCTGGATCAAGTAGTGGTGGACCCAGAACAGAAGTATCTTGTGGCAGTCTCAAACATACCAAAGCCAAACATTCAGCATTccagttacaacattaacaaaACGATCTCTgtcccag gTTGCAAAGACCCTGAAATTCGAAAGACTGGCTATTGTTTGAAGAATG GTGGTTTATGGGACCCCATTATTACAGTGAAGAAGTCCACAGGAGTACAGAACACAGCAGTCCTCTTTATGGAATTCAGCAGTGCAGAACATTCTGAAAGATATAAGGTTTTTACCAAGTGTGACAGTCAGCAAAAAGACAACACCCTCTGGAAG AACAATAGCACAACACTCAATGTGACATATGACCTTGAAAGATGGCCTAGGACCTGCTGCAATTTTGATGTCCAG ATCCAGCCATTTTTCAAGGAGTGTCAAAATGATTgcgtgaggaaaaaaaaaagttttaacatATGTGAGG TTGTAGGACCATCCACACCACCCAAAAATGATTGGATTTGGGTAATTTTGGCTGGAGTAATTGGACTTGTTTTTGGAattgcattttgtttgatttattcaCGTTGTAGGAAGCGGGAAG GTCCCTCCAAGAAGCCTGAACCAGGCCAAGAGCTTTGCAAGCCTCTCCCTCCTGAAACTCGCACAGTGTTGATCATTTACTCTAAGGACCACCCTCTATACACAGAAATTGTGTTAAAGCTCTGTGCCTTCTTGCGGGCCAAATGTGGGACAGAGGTTGTCCTGGACTTGCTTGATACTTCCTGGCTCGGAGCCATTGGCCGTTTACCATGGTTGGAGCAGCAGAAACGTCGCATTGAAGAATCTTCCGACAAGATTCTGGTCCTGTGCTCCCGGGGTGTCCAGGCCAAGTGGGAGGCAATGTGTGGTAAAGGCACAATTACTTTACGTGAGGATGTGCGGTCCCCAACAGGCGATACACTGACCCCTGCCCTTAACCTTATGCTGCCTGATTTGCAACAAGCTGCCTCCTTTGGAAAGTACATGGTAGCCTATTTTGAAGACATTAGTAGTGAACATGACGTGCCATCCATGTTTCACATTGCTGTCAAGTACAAGCTGATGAAGCACTTTGAGGAGCTGTACTTCCGTATCCTGGATTTGGAAAAATATCAACAGGGAGAAGTGCGTAGCATCGAGGGCATTGGCATTGATGAGTATTTCAATTGTCCTTCGGGTAGAGCCCTGAGGGATGCCATTGAAACTTTCCAGGCTCACCAGTTGGAGAATTCAGACTGGTTTGAAAAGGAGTGTATGAATAGTGAAGATGAAGTAAGAGTGGAAAGTGACCCACTTCTTAACCAACACATTTACCCAGTTCTTCAGCGTTTACCTGTATACAACGAAGCACTTCCAGTCTTAATCCATGAAGTAGAAGTCCATCAAGAAGATCAAGGCCAGAGTGTTTATGCCCAGACACCACAAATTAATCAGGGATTGGACAGGCCCTCTGTCGTGGAATTAAATTTGAGAGTTGATCCAAGATCAAATGAAGTGTATTCCAGTCAACCAGTAGTGGAGCCTCCACCTGGAGTACTCATATCTGATGTCTGCCCTGCTGTCCTAGAAAGCCAACCATGCTGCAAAGCTGATCTTCATCTCCAGGGACCCTCAGAGCTGGGAGGAATTGTGCATTTGCCACAAGGGGGATTGATGACCGAAGGCTTCCCTACAGAAATTGGGGAGGTACAACCTTCCACTTCCTTGAGCAGACCATCTCCAGAGGCCATCCAAAATTTGCTGGCTCTCCAGTGCTCTCTCAGTCCCTTTGAGGTAACAGGTCCACAGCTAAAGGAGGAGGCATGTTCTCATTCATCACAAGAACAGAACATCTCCCAGCCAGTGGAGATAGAGGAGACTGAGTTGGAGGAATCATCAGGAAAGAGACAATCCAGAGGATCAGATCAAGGTTATATCTCAAAGGACTCTTTTGACAGAGAAGAGCCCCCAAGATCCCCAATGACTGCTTTAGTAATGTTACAAGAAACACTTTTCAAGAACAGTCTCTTATCATCTGGTTTTGGAACTGAAATAATGGGGAGCAGAGAACATTTACAGTTTGACCATCCAAATTGA
- the tmem121b gene encoding transmembrane protein 121B, with translation MIAEIISNNPVVSKPQHDAVICPDSPVSPEHGQLFIRGSASRRGTQTSTGSANPEESSTQPLVSSAAAVSADTMTSGEFMQTTPLLIQRSKKNLFYKILCFLVLIFQGGVLDFYLIIFTDLYWCSWIATDLVVVSGWAIFYMKNARSKRERACGFHQKSSIFGCNLGEFTFAYLAWLIYVIACTPKVVLILETSILDLIALKVPFGITGFKIIILLSGPLLFCLTNSIIEDPNGATRYHSQSCFMSTCVDVLDTFTLVEMLLKHEISSVYLKYTVISVYFVALGVPVIWLYELTASQMHCRWIWARFFTGVLVNAPLLVVRCFLVYVYNMPISVFMFKNIFFLVCKCLELGEQCFTVRGIRRLARGNNPAQFSHCVSENDMCPHGYVNTLAVNTQS, from the coding sequence ATGATCGCagaaattatttcaaataatcCCGTGGTCAGCAAACCTCAACACGACGCGGTAATTTGCCCCGACTCACCGGTCTCACCAGAACACGGACAGCTGTTTATTAGAGGCAGCGCGTCCAGGAGGGGCACACAAACATCCACTGGCAGTGCCAACCcggaggagagcagcacccagCCCCTGGTCTCTTCAGCTGCCGCCGTCTCGGCTGACACCATGACATCGGGCGAATTCATGCAAACCACCCCTCTGCTCATCCAGAGATCCAAGAAAAACCTATTTTATaaaattctctgttttctcGTGCTGATTTTCCAGGGCGGTGTCTTAGATTTCTACCTCATCATATTCACTGATCTGTACTGGTGCTCGTGGATAGCTACTGACCTGGTGGTTGTGTCGGGCTGGGCTATTTTTTACATGAAAAACGCCAGGAGCAAGCGTGAGCGAGCCTGTGGGTTTCACCAAAAGAGCTCCATATTCGGCTGCAATCTTGGGGAGTTCACCTTTGCCTACTTGGCATGGCTTATTTACGTGATTGCGTGCACTCCAAAAGTGGTGCTCATTTTGGAGACATCCATTCTAGATCTCATTGCGCTGAAAGTACCTTTCGGGATTACTGGCTTCAAGATTATAATTTTGCTGTCAGGACCTTTGCTTTTCTGCCTCACCAATTCCATTATTGAAGATCCAAATGGTGCAACGCGTTATCACTCACAAAGTTGCTTTATGAGTACGTGCGTGGATGTGCTGGACACCTTCACTCTTGTTGAGATGCTTCTAAAGCATGAGATTTCCAGCGTGTACCTGAAGTACACGGTCATCTCTGTGTATTTCGTCGCACTTGGCGTTCCAGTCATATGGCTGTATGAGCTGACGGCTTCGCAGATGCACTGTCGTTGGATTTGGGCGCGGTTTTTCACTGGTGTGCTGGTCAACGCACCGTTGTTAGTGGTGAGATGCTTCTTAGTCTATGTTTACAATATGCCCATATCTGTCTTCAtgttcaaaaacatatttttcttggTTTGTAAGTGCCTTGAGTTGGGTGAGCAGTGCTTTACCGTGAGAGGGATTCGGAGACTGGCTCGTGGAAACAACCCAGCCCAGTTCTCTCACTGCGTCTCCGAAAACGATATGTGTCCTCATGGTTATGTAAACACACTGGCTGTCAACACTCAGTCATAG
- the mkrn1 gene encoding putative E3 ubiquitin-protein ligase makorin-1, with product MAEAAVASTAAPAVTGGWTKHVTCRYFMHGLCKEGNNCRYSHDLTTSKPAMICRFFQKGYCAFGDRCRYEHIKPTKQEELPGPKPSMPLSAAPLVGTSNLVPSGPGDTTGSQEKPHGSAGVDWVNAAEFVPGQPYCGRAEPVLFEGPGPLIEEEYEKEQADKELKKQLCPYAAVGECRYGLNCAYLHGDVCDMCGLQVLHPSDSSQRSLHIKACIEAHEKDMEISFAIQRSKDMMCGVCMEVVFEKANPSERRFGILSNCSHCYCLKCIRKWRSAKQFESKIIKSCPECRITSNFVIPSEYWVDDKEEKQKLIQKYKDGMGSKPCRYFDEGRGTCPFGANCFYKHAFPDGRLEEPQPQRRQTGSNSRNRNTGRTPLWDILDERESSDSFDNEDEEMVAFELSEMLLMLLAAGTDEDVTDSEDEWDLFHEELDDYYELYL from the exons ATGGCGGAGGCAGCGGTAGCATCTACAGCGGCTCCAGCAGTAACTGGAGGCTGGACTAAGCACGTAACCTGCAG GTATTTCATGCATGGGCTTTGCAAAGAAGGCAACAATTGTCGATATTCTCATGACCTCACCACCAGCAAGCCAGCTATGATTTGTAGGTTCTTTCAGAAAGGCTACTGTGCGTTCGGGGACCGGTGCAG aTATGAACACATCAAACCAACCAAGCAAGAGGAACTGCCCGGCCCCAAGCCATCGATGCCGCTGTCTGCTGCCCCCCTGGTTGGCACTTCTAACCTTGTGCCCAGTGGACCAGGTGACACAACCGGCTCCCAGGAGAAACCCCATGGCTCAGCGGGTGTGGACTGGGTTAACGCTGCCGAGTTTGTGCCAGGGCAACCCTACTGCGGGAGGG CAGAGCCAGTGCTGTTTGAGGGGCCTGGACCACTCATAGAAGAGGAGTATGAGAAGGAACAGGCTGACAAGGAGCTGAAGAAGCAGCTTTGTCCATATGCTGCCGTGGGCGAGTGTCGCTATGGCCTAAACTGTGCCTATCTCCATGGCGACGTCTGCGACATGTGTGGCCTGCAGGTGCTCCATCCCTCTGACAGCTCCCAACGCTCACTACACATCAAG GCTTGCATTGAGGCTCATGAGAAGGACATGGAGATCTCATTTGCCATTCAGCGTAGTAAAGACATGATGTGTGGCGTGTGCATGGAGGTGGTGTTTGAGAAAGCCAACCCCAGCGAACGGCGCTTTGGAATTCTCTCCAACTGCAGCCACTGCTACTGCCTCAAGTGCATCCGCAAATGGAGGAGTGCCAAGCAGTTTGAGAGCAAGATCATAAA GTCCTGTCCAGAGTGTCGAATCACTTCCAATTTTGTAATCCCAAGTGAATACTGGGTGGACGACAAGGAGGAAAAGCAAAAACTCATTCAGAAGTATAAGGATGGCATGGG gAGCAAACCATGTCGATATTTTGATGAGGGCCGCGGGACCTGTCCATTTGGAGCGAACTGCTTCTACAAACATGCCTTCCCCGATGGGCGTCTGGAGGAGCCTCAACCACAGCGACGACAAACTGGGTCTAACAGCAGGAACCGG AATACAGGGCGGACACCGCTCTGGGACATCTTGGATGAGCGGGAGAGCAGCGACTCTTTTGACAACGAGGATGAGGAGATGGTTGCGTTCGAGCTGAGTGAGATGCTCCTCATGCTGCTGGCCGCTGGGACCGACGAAGACGTCACAGATTCAGAGGACGAGTGGGACTTGTTTCACGAAGAACTGGACGATTACTACGAGCTTTACCTATAG